A single genomic interval of Pseudomonadota bacterium harbors:
- a CDS encoding NADH-quinone oxidoreductase subunit B, with product MAEKQLIIDPSKPLPKGTEQDALLKQVSDEISDKGFVLANLDELTNWIRTGSLWPMTFGLACCAVEMMHTAASRYDLDRFGLVFRASPRQSDVMIVAGTLTNKMAPALRKVYDQMAEPRWVISMGSCANGGGYYHYSYSVVRGCDRIVPVDVYVPGCPPTAEALLYGILQLQKKIKRTGTILKRKKA from the coding sequence ATGGCAGAAAAACAATTAATTATTGATCCGTCAAAACCTTTGCCGAAAGGCACGGAGCAAGACGCATTGCTCAAACAGGTGTCTGACGAAATATCCGATAAGGGGTTCGTTCTTGCTAATTTAGACGAACTTACTAATTGGATACGCACAGGCTCACTTTGGCCTATGACATTCGGACTTGCATGTTGTGCAGTTGAAATGATGCACACGGCAGCCAGCCGTTATGACCTTGACAGGTTCGGGCTGGTGTTCAGGGCAAGCCCAAGACAATCCGACGTTATGATAGTTGCGGGTACTCTTACAAATAAAATGGCTCCAGCACTTCGTAAGGTATATGACCAAATGGCAGAGCCAAGATGGGTAATTTCAATGGGTTCCTGTGCTAACGGGGGCGGTTATTACCATTATTCATATTCGGTGGTGCGTGGCTGTGACAGGATAGTTCCGGTTGATGTTTATGTGCCGGGTTGCCCTCCTACTGCCGAAGCATTGCTTTATGGAATACTGCAATTGCAGAAAAAAATTAAACGCACCGGCACAATACTTAAACGCAAAAAAGCATAA
- the cysK gene encoding cysteine synthase A, which translates to MSNPVMKKEAVYIPSLNTKGRGKVYQNIAETIGDTPLVKLNRIAQDAGCVAEIYAKLEFFNPLASVKDRLAFGMIEAAENAGKINKNTVIIEPTSGNTGIALAFICAAKGYKLILTMPESMSIERRKMLKLLGAQLELTLAAKGMRGAIDRAEELLQENNNAIVLQQFQNLANPAIHRTTTAEEILADTNGEIDIFISGVGTGGTITGVAQVLKDRKPDVKIIAVEPEDSPVLSGGQPGPHKIQGIGAGFVPDVLDANLIDEVITIGNETSFATARKVAETDGIPVGISSGATIAAALEVGSRPENKGKKIVVIVASFAERYLSTALFGE; encoded by the coding sequence ATGAGCAATCCCGTAATGAAAAAAGAAGCTGTTTACATACCATCGCTAAATACCAAAGGGCGAGGCAAGGTGTATCAAAATATTGCCGAAACTATCGGTGATACTCCGTTGGTTAAACTAAATAGAATAGCACAAGATGCAGGCTGCGTAGCTGAAATCTATGCAAAGCTGGAATTTTTTAACCCGTTGGCAAGTGTGAAAGACCGTCTTGCATTCGGTATGATAGAAGCCGCTGAGAATGCCGGAAAGATTAATAAGAATACCGTTATTATTGAGCCTACTTCAGGGAACACAGGTATAGCACTTGCGTTTATCTGTGCTGCAAAAGGCTATAAACTTATACTTACTATGCCGGAGAGCATGTCCATTGAACGCCGTAAGATGTTAAAACTCTTGGGAGCACAGCTTGAGCTTACTCTGGCTGCAAAGGGTATGCGCGGTGCAATTGACCGTGCCGAAGAACTTCTTCAGGAAAACAACAACGCTATAGTCCTTCAACAGTTCCAAAACCTTGCAAACCCTGCTATACACAGAACAACAACCGCAGAGGAAATTCTTGCCGATACAAATGGCGAAATTGATATATTTATATCGGGTGTCGGTACGGGCGGAACCATAACAGGTGTGGCACAGGTGCTAAAAGACCGTAAACCTGATGTTAAAATAATAGCCGTAGAGCCTGAAGATAGTCCGGTACTATCGGGCGGACAACCCGGACCTCACAAAATTCAGGGAATAGGTGCGGGATTTGTGCCTGATGTCCTTGATGCTAATTTAATAGATGAAGTTATTACTATCGGAAACGAAACTTCATTTGCTACCGCCAGAAAAGTGGCTGAAACGGACGGTATTCCTGTCGGTATATCTTCGGGTGCAACTATTGCAGCGGCTTTGGAAGTGGGTAGCCGTCCTGAAAATAAAGGGAAAAAGATAGTTGTGATCGTGGCATCTTTCGCAGAAAGATACCTTTCTACCGCATTATTCGGAGAATAA
- a CDS encoding NADH-quinone oxidoreductase subunit A encodes MVLPSYLSEYLPILIFLGVAVGLSFVMVVIPFIVALRRPDKEKLSQYECGFEAFSDSRGKFDVRFYLVAILFIIFDLEIAFLFPWAISLREIGEFGFWSMMVFLGVLTVGFIYEWKKGGLEWE; translated from the coding sequence TTGGTTTTACCAAGTTATTTAAGCGAATATTTACCTATATTAATATTTTTAGGTGTAGCGGTCGGTCTTTCCTTTGTAATGGTCGTTATTCCTTTTATAGTAGCTCTCCGCAGACCGGATAAAGAAAAGTTATCCCAGTATGAGTGCGGATTTGAAGCTTTCTCGGATTCACGAGGTAAGTTTGACGTAAGATTCTATCTTGTAGCCATTTTGTTCATAATTTTTGATTTGGAGATAGCGTTTTTATTCCCTTGGGCGATATCTTTAAGAGAAATAGGGGAGTTCGGTTTCTGGTCAATGATGGTATTTCTTGGCGTTCTGACCGTCGGGTTCATTTATGAGTGGAAAAAAGGCGGTCTTGAGTGGGAATAG
- the ubiA gene encoding 4-hydroxybenzoate octaprenyltransferase, whose protein sequence is MSWIDNPKISNIRPYLKIMRFDNLTGKFLLLWPCLISIGFASDEVIPVMLMLKFIIGCIIMRSAGCITNDIIDRKIDAKVERTKNRPLANGDMKLYEAIFLLMLLLSLGALILFTLPSTVILLGMIVVIPIFVYPFMKRITYWPQVFLAMTFNWGALMGWAAVKDSINLTAVLIYTACIFWTIGYDTIYAHQDKNDDAAIGIKSTALKLGVHTRKYIYFFYLTTTILFWIVGILTGSGILFHLFLIIGLIHLYWQANTVDFNIRSDCMAKFSSNRYYGMIIFIGVMLGKIAL, encoded by the coding sequence ATGAGTTGGATAGATAATCCCAAAATCTCAAATATCAGACCTTATCTTAAGATAATGAGGTTTGATAATTTAACGGGTAAATTCCTTTTGCTATGGCCGTGTTTGATAAGTATAGGCTTTGCATCTGATGAAGTTATTCCTGTAATGCTGATGCTGAAATTTATAATCGGCTGCATCATAATGCGAAGTGCAGGCTGTATTACAAACGATATTATCGACAGGAAAATCGACGCAAAAGTTGAAAGAACTAAAAACAGACCTCTGGCAAACGGCGATATGAAGCTATATGAGGCTATATTTTTGCTAATGCTGCTTCTTTCATTGGGAGCTTTGATATTATTTACCCTGCCAAGCACTGTTATTCTACTTGGAATGATAGTAGTAATACCCATATTTGTTTATCCTTTCATGAAACGTATAACATACTGGCCGCAGGTATTTTTGGCAATGACCTTTAACTGGGGAGCGTTAATGGGGTGGGCTGCCGTTAAAGACAGCATTAACCTGACGGCGGTATTAATATATACGGCATGTATATTCTGGACTATAGGCTATGATACTATATATGCCCATCAGGACAAAAACGATGATGCCGCAATAGGCATAAAATCGACAGCATTAAAATTAGGGGTGCATACGAGAAAATACATCTACTTCTTTTACTTGACCACAACAATTCTTTTCTGGATAGTGGGTATATTGACGGGCAGCGGTATTTTATTCCATCTCTTCCTCATAATCGGACTTATACATTTATACTGGCAGGCAAATACGGTAGATTTCAATATACGCAGTGATTGTATGGCGAAGTTCTCATCAAACAGATATTACGGAATGATAATATTTATCGGTGTAATGCTTGGTAAAATAGCATTATGA